The Gossypium hirsutum isolate 1008001.06 chromosome D02, Gossypium_hirsutum_v2.1, whole genome shotgun sequence region GTTTTTAATTCTTGACGTAATGTTGTCCCTGAATGTATGTATACTTGTTAATTACATCGGGACTGGTATCATTAGAATGAAACGTGGAGAGCAAGCAACGAGAATTTCCGAAGAAAAGTGTCCTCTCCTACTTTCTTCTgatgtttctttcttctttcgtTCTTTATTTGCTTAATTATATCTATATCTATGCTTAGAATTTTGAAAATTGGGCAAAGCATCAAGTATTCCTTTCTTTATGAAGACCAAAACCAACACCCAAGAAAAGAATCTACTAACCATCAGGCCTGGATTAATTTGATGAAGCAATTTCAttttttgttcttcttcttctaaaTAATTTCACCGTATCTGAGAGTTGGAAAGAAAGACAGATGGAAATTCAACATTTCAGCCACCACCATCCTTTGGTCTTCATCCAATCTCACAGTGTTGCAAGCAAAGCAGCTCTTTGCCTTGTGTGTGAGAAACCTGTAGAGGGCTGGAGCTATGGCTGCAATCAATGCGAGTTTTATCTTCACAAGGGATGTGCTGAGTTAGACTTAGCCCCCAAGATTCAGAATCACTTCCACCCTAAACACCCTCTCACTCTTCAGCCAAAATCACGTTGTTCTTGGATAGGAAAATGCAGTTTGTGTGGTAAGAAATTTGGGGAATTTGTTTATCATTGTAATGATTGTAATTTCCATCTGCACATCAATTGTACTTTGCTTCAATCATCCATTGCTGCAAATTTTCCTAATTCTTTGCACCCCCATCCTTTACACGTCATTCAAAATCATAACAAGGAAGCCGAGCCTGATTGCCTGGGGTGTCGGAAACCAATATCTGGTCCATTTTACCACTGTTCAGATTGCACTTATCCTACATTCTTTAACCTTCATAAGGAATGTGCTGAACTACTCCTTGAGATTAATCACCCCTATGACCGTAAGCATCCTCTTACTCTCTTGCCACAACCGCCTACTCATCCCCAGAAATGTAGTTGCTCTTCGTGCATAATCCAATGGAAGGGGTTTGTTTATTCCTGCTCTCTATGCAACTTTGATCTTTCACTTGATGATTTTCTTTTTTCACCACCAACAATCACAGTTGCAAGTCATGAACACCCGTGGATGCTTGTATCTAGAAAAATGTGGTTTGTTTGTGATTTTTGTGGCACTGACAGAGATCACTCCCCCTATTTCTGTGCTACATGTCACCTCCTTGTCCACAAGAATTGCATTTCATTGCCACGCCACATCATGATAACACGACATCGTCACACGATTTCTCTTTCCTATTCTCTTCGACAAAATCAAGTTGAGGATTGGATGTGCAAAATTTGTTACGAGGAAGTTGATATAAGGTATGGCAATTACCGTTGTCCTGCTTCTCGTTGCTGTTATATTGCTCATGTACGTTGTGCAACTGATAAAGCAATTTGGGATGGAACAATTATGCCGGAAGGCTATGATGAGAGGTCTGAGGAAGTGGTGGATGAACCTTGGAATTTGATTACTGATGTTGTTGAACAAATTCGTATTGGAGAGCTAATGGTAGCAAGTGAGATCAAGCATTCCTATCATGATCATAATTTAAGACTCACTTTTAGTGGGAAGACCAAAGATGATGATAGTCAGTGCGATGGGTGCACGAGACCTTTATCAACTCCATTTTATCGTTGTGAGCAATGCAAGTTCTTTCTCCACAAAGATTGCGCTGAATTGCCTAAAGAAATGCCACACCCATTTCACATGCATTTGCTTACTCTCGTGAACTTACAAGGTAAGTTGGGTTTTTCATGCTGCTGTGCTTGCGGTCGTCCGTGTCAAGGATTTAGTTATATATGCTACAAAGGATATTGCGGCTACCAAATTGACATTCAATGTATGATATTTTCGGACACCTTGAAGCACCAAGTCATGAGCATTCACTCTTTCTTTTCCACGACAAAGGGGGAACGAGTTGCAGTGCTTGTTTCAAAATGCTATACTACTCATTTGTATATAGATGCATGAAGCGCTGTGATTTCAGTTTAGATGTAGGTTGTGCAACACTACCACTCACTGCTTGGTACAAGTATGACAGGCATGCTCTTACTTTGACTTTTTCTGATGATTCTGAGCCTTCTCAACTTTTCTGCGATCTCTGCGAGAAAGAAAGAGAGCCAAATCGTTGGTTTTACTATTGTGCTGATTGTGATAACTCTCTTCATCTCAATTGTGCTATTGGGGATCTCCCAtatatgaagcttgggaacaAAATCGAAGGTCCAAGGCATCGACATCCATTCAATGTTGTGAAAAACATCTGGAATTGCCCTCCATGTAAGGGATGTGGTGAGGTTTGCAATAGGCAGGCCTTAGAATGTAAAGAATCCGAATGCAATTTTACCGTCCATAGGAATTGCCTTTTGGATCTCCGGGAATGACATACCACTCAAGTTTAAGAAACAGAGAAGGCGCAACATCACAGGTGTGTTGTGTTGTGTGGAAGGGTGTAGGAGATTTGGTAAAAATGGGTGATGGCCTTAGTTGTTGTAATCTGCATTATGTTATGTTACTGGTTGTTGTTGAGCAGTAGAAGGTTGTGTTAGATAAAACATGATTTGTAACCACACATCTGTATCTTTCACGTTTGTATTTGCTTCTTATGCATTcaacttttataaaaaattagtGATGAGAAGGAAGAAATGGTTTTTAGGTGgtgataataaaatatttttattatgagaAGTatgaaaatacgaaaataatgTTGAGTTTggaaatttaaatacaaaatcatTCTTCCATTCATAACTGCATACAAAATTGTGTGTGATTGTTAAGACCAAAATATAAGCGGATTTggtatatctttttatttttgcgCAAAACTGTATATATGTTTTAGCTTTACAATTTAGGTTAATTAAGtcaacttaattaattttatttctacTCCATTTTCTAATTAATATGCTAAAATGTCCTTTTATTTCTTTGccctcaaaatattaaaaataaaaaatctattttctttcagttcgttttttaacttttaatttttatcagATGATTCGGAACTAAGTGAAAAGATTAACGAGCTGTTAATTTTGATGATGTGGATGATTAATGTTGATTTGATATTCATAACAATCCACGtcagtaaaaattaattattcaatctTTTTATAGATtcttattatatttactttttttgacATAATGCTTAGAACTACCTATAGTCCCAATAAGAGTATAATGTGCTTCAATGCACTTGAATCTACGTCCTCCTGCATTGGCAATAATACTCATACTAATCGAATTAAAACTCAAACAGCTACTtactaattttgaaaatattcaaatttattttcttaaataatttaatattgagctgtcaattttaaaatattaatatattaaaccaaaaaaaacTGTAAATAGAACTTCGATATCTTGAATCTACCTTTGGATCATCTTAAGATTCTACACAAgtagagaaaaaaaaacagagcTTTTAACTCGAATAAGAGAAAATCATTTTGATACCTAAactttaattctatttattattGCCATATATCCTTCTAATGGAGTTAAAATCTTACCAATTGTGGGACTattagttagaaaatttttaatcaaagtcaagggatttgaaaataattataccaaaatttattttaaaaccctaaatgaAAAATAGTAAGACCAACCCAAGCCCGGCACAATTTAGCCCATCAACGCATCTACCCTAAACTTAAACTTTGCCCTCGCGCTACCCAATTCAATCTAGGCTTAATATAAAAATTGCCccctaaattattttcattttctcagAAAGGTAtctaaaccctttttttttttggcaaattGAGTACTTAAAGTAATTTTTTCCCGCATTGGTACCCTGTTAGTTATCCCTTAGTCAGCCATTAGTCAACATTGTTCAATGTTCAATGATGATGCGGCCCAATCACTAATAAGCACGTGGCAAAAAAAAGCCACATAAGTAAACCATCTCATTCTTTGTATAAAataattccaaaaaataaaaaatttagaaaaattaaaattattttttgattttatattaatattaattaaaaataatattaagaaatattttCACACCCTGTTCCTCTCCAACGATCCCCCACCATCCTCACCCAACCCTCTCCCTCTGCTAACCcttcaattatattttcatataaaaaaaaattcctcctttctttcttCAACATTGATTCTTTGTCTCACAATTCCCTTCAAATCCATCCACCACATGTTTGGGAAAATGAccctcaaaaaaataaatattgagcTTGAAATTGGTGTTTTCCTTTTCAAGCACTGAATTAGCTTCTCTAGGAACATATCGAATCCACCACTGCCCTTCAGATTCTAAAATTCGTTTAACTCTCCTGAGCATAGTAACTCTTGAGTCGTCCCCCCACTCTCTTGTACGGCTTTGACCACCTTCAAATTATCAGTTTgaactattctttattttatgtctacctattataaaacataaataataaataagtattttcCTCGTGTTCTTACACTAATAATCAAACGAAACATTAGTATTATTTTATCCAACGTCACTTAGATAAGGGTTTTGAACTTTGTTTAACTATTATTTAACACTTCCATGGGAGAAAATACAATCAATGTTCCAAACCTTAATTTGATTTTGATCTCAACATCTCTCTACGATGCTTCAACAAACCTAACATCTTATCAGTATCAGGCAAGTTGTCTTTGATTACAGGGACTGATTTGAAATTTTGGATCCACGAGCTCACTCGAGGGAACTTGTGTGGCTCAAAGATTTTAAGCCCTGCAAAGTCTTCGATCAGCCCGAGCCAGTGAGCAACCATGCAAAATGCAATGTCCACCATGTTTATCTCGTCTCCACCGAAGAATCTTTTCCCTCCGATTAACGCATGTTCTTCCATCGCTTTCAACATTTCCAACCACTCCTTTACTACCGCCTCCTGTTCTTCATCTTCGGTTCGGTAAAGCTTTGAGAGTAAATGACTCTATTTTAAGCAGAGATTCTAGTATCAGCCATCAAAAGTTATTTTCCATAGAAAAACCCAAACTACAAAGTGCTAAAATCTCAATTTCaactaggttaaaatatgctacaaGTCTTTGTATTCTTTGTAtgtttgcaatttagtcctcctattttttgtttcaagaaatttaaTCCCCCTACTGTTAAAGTTAAAAAGGGTTAAATCACTTTAGGAGGCTAAAACTTAGTAACTACTCCCACACTGgggcctaaactttttttttgttaaaattagttCTTGAACTTGGCGACTGTTCTCACGGTATAGCCTAAACTATTTTTTGTTTAAGTTAATCACTGAACTTGACTATTATTCCGACATTGAagctgggttttttttttttggtccaaGTTAAACATTGTTTGATAAACCattgaaaaaaattgattaattgaaaattaatattttcaatgattAGTATTTTACACATGTTTGATACTCCAATAGaagtttttctataaaaaaaagtgCGGAATATGATGAGTAAATAAAATCTAATTATAACTTCATGGAAAATATTTTCAATGaactcaattttattttatttattttaatattaagttATCTTATAAAAACTTaatgtttaaaaacttgattttggttTAGAATAaagtaaaatgtttaaaaattaatgaaaaaatgtaaactataattttatataattaaaattctatatttatcaaaaaaatctaattatattttgtaattaattttaattaatgtatcaaacaaattttataacttaaatttggcacttaaaatttcaatattaacccttatttttcaatacttaattttccaatttatcaaacaacaccttaatccttaatattttcttaaaaacccTAATGTTGAAGCTCTTACGTGGGAACAATTACCTAGTTCAAGCactaacttgaacaaaaaaaagtCCATACCCCAATGTAGGAACAATTACCTAGTTCAAGCCTTAACATGTGAACAATTGCCAAGTTTATGGattaaatttggacaaaaaaaatttaaacacaatGTGAGAATTTTTGACAAATTCGGGCCTCAAATTATGATTTAAcccatttaaaaatgtaaatataatcGTGTAAACGTAATTAATTCTTTATGCTAAATTCAAGTTCAtaacttttttttgttatatgaCTATTAAATGAGtaacttttttaatttcaaactatcgcaccaacaaatttaacaaaaaaattaaccgtgttaacaattaaatataaattttgatatataaaaaGTAGAGatattaaattcttgaaaataaaagtagatgaactaaattctaaatatatgaaGAATACGAGACTTAGagtgtattttaaattttcaactatcattaaatatttaatactagattataataaataaaagacacCTACTtcatgaatgaaattattataatgttatttttatctttttatatttttattttgatgtagaatttttttattgatatgaaatttattattaattgaatataGTTTATTTGAGTTGGTGGATGACACCGACTCGGTAAAAAGcttaataaataattagaaattttatcacataCATATGCGTGTGAAAACTACAAATTTTAAACACTAATGtatgtttaaaaaataacatacaataaataatgaaacatatggtttaaaactaattaataataacatatgaaatatatatgatgttaaaatgaaaaaatagattaaaattgtCTATCATTTTGTTGTCCTCAGTCTTGAGTCAATGTAGAGTTAACTTgtgacatcaactcaattaagggtcttattattattaactatatatatacaaCCAGTTGAGGTAATTAATcgtgcataataaaataaaaaaatgtgtaaaaatattaaaataaaactttacttGAATGGTaacttaaaaactttaataatgcAGTTGGCATGGGTTTGATTCCTACCATGTaggtttattttaattaataaaaaaattaaaatactctcgaataatattacttattttaattacgttAAAGCCTTCCCGTAATTTCCTAACCGAGTTGGTGCTtggttgacttgtgacaccaacttaatCAGGTGCTTTATTAATACTAGAAATCCTATCACACACGTATGCATGTggaaattacaaatttaaaatacagatgtgtatttaaaaaaacatataataaataataaaatgtataagttgacacaaataataataataacacataaaatatgtaagatattaaaataataaaaaaagattaaaattgttTATCATGATGGCCGGATTTGGACAAGCataatatatgttaatatcaCGCTTAGACTCAATCTGAACTCGACCTGACTCATGAGCACCTCAGTACCACCCTTATCAACTAAATACaacacttaataaataatattcactactgatataaataaataaatataaatataaaacatcaataaATGGGAAAATCTTCATATgcatcaaataaatagaaaaaggtTTAACTGCAAAATTACTGTCTAAACTATgtcaattttctcaatttaagtACATAATTTTTTTGGTCAAAAATATGCTTAAACTATTACTTTcgttaaattttatctaaaaaagTGTACGATGCCAATAAAACATGATGCTATATTTggtaaaataagataaaattaaccgtttaaatatcatttttgcaaaaaaaaaaatcttaggcACCTAAGTGATAAATACGATATAGTTAgagggttaattttgaatttaaaccaaaaaagaaaagaagaggagttTACCTTGTCATCAGCAAATTTGATCCAAAACAGAGCAACGGCTCTGTCATAGGGATCAGCAGGCAGCAAGGGATTTTGCGGCCAAATCTCATCGATATATCGAAGGATGACGGTGGATTCGCAGATCGGTTTGCCGTCGTGAAGGAGTACTGGGATCTTCTTATGAATTGGATTATATTGAAGAAGCAGAGGACTTTTTTTGGAGAGATCTTCTTCGATG contains the following coding sequences:
- the LOC107927630 gene encoding glutathione transferase GST 23; the encoded protein is MAVVKLFGTWLSPYVYRVIWALKLKGIPYEYIEEDLSKKSPLLLQYNPIHKKIPVLLHDGKPICESTVILRYIDEIWPQNPLLPADPYDRAVALFWIKFADDKSHLLSKLYRTEDEEQEAVVKEWLEMLKAMEEHALIGGKRFFGGDEINMVDIAFCMVAHWLGLIEDFAGLKIFEPHKFPRVSSWIQNFKSVPVIKDNLPDTDKMLGLLKHRREMLRSKSN
- the LOC107927632 gene encoding uncharacterized protein yields the protein MEIQHFSHHHPLVFIQSHSVASKAALCLVCEKPVEGWSYGCNQCEFYLHKGCAELDLAPKIQNHFHPKHPLTLQPKSRCSWIGKCSLCGKKFGEFVYHCNDCNFHLHINCTLLQSSIAANFPNSLHPHPLHVIQNHNKEAEPDCLGCRKPISGPFYHCSDCTYPTFFNLHKECAELLLEINHPYDRKHPLTLLPQPPTHPQKCSCSSCIIQWKGFVYSCSLCNFDLSLDDFLFSPPTITVASHEHPWMLVSRKMWFVCDFCGTDRDHSPYFCATCHLLVHKNCISLPRHIMITRHRHTISLSYSLRQNQVEDWMCKICYEEVDIRYGNYRCPASRCCYIAHVRCATDKAIWDGTIMPEGYDERSEEVVDEPWNLITDVVEQIRIGELMVASEIKHSYHDHNLRLTFSGKTKDDDSQCDGCTRPLSTPFYRCEQCKFFLHKDCAELPKEMPHPFHMHLLTLVNLQGKLGFSCCCACGRPCQGFSYICYKGYCGYQIDIQCMIFSDTLKHQVMSIHSFFSTTKGERVAVLVSMKRCDFSLDVGCATLPLTAWYKYDRHALTLTFSDDSEPSQLFCDLCEKEREPNRWFYYCADCDNSLHLNCAIGDLPYMKLGNKIEGPRHRHPFNVVKNIWNCPPCKGCGEVCNRQALECKESECNFTVHRNCLLDLRE